TACTTCTTGACGCGTTCAAAAAACGCAATCTCTTCCTGGCTGGAATGGCCAGAGGATCGGGGCGGGTAAGGCTCAGGCATCACTGGGGTCAAGGTCGGCTCGATGGCAGACGCGTCCGCAACAGCACGAGCGTGGCTCAACTTGGGTCGCTTGTTGCCGTTGACAGCTGGCTGCGGAAGTCGGCTGTTGGcttcggccagcagcgcgtctGCAGCCTGGCTCTGCTTGTCTGCACGAGGacgcttcttgtccttgctcGCGCTTGCGGGGGGCGCAAAGCTGCCCAGAGGCGGCATTTTCTGGCCATCCCTCGCGCCAGGCTGGGGTGTATGGCTGGGACCGGCGggcatggcctcgtcggtACGCGCTccgcccttggcctggccggcggaCTCTGGCAGGAACTGTTTGAAGTCTTCCAAGAGGTCGGGTGCAGAGTTGAAAAGAGTCGTGACTTGAGCATAGACGTCCTGGATAGGCTTCTGCTCGCGCTGGTAGGTCTGCAGGATCTCCAGAAATTGTTTATAGATCTCTGGCTTGTCCTGAAAGCGGTTCTACCGCGCGTCAGTGATACGACCGCGTTTAGGGATTTCAGCGACACTCACCTTAATCTTGTTGACATAGCTGATGGCGTGGTTAAACTCAACCGGGCCTCTGCGCTCCAtgcccgcctggccggcggcgccgttcGCGCCGGGCGTACCACTAGCCGGCACTGGCGTCTGAGGGCCGCGGGCGTTTGGTCCGCTGCTGGGGCCCGCGCCGAGTGCCTGCGCCGCGTTTCTCTGCGCGGTGGAGCTGTCAAACGGTCCGCTCTGCGCGGCCGCCTGCACGAAAAGGCTGCCACCGTTCTGGGCTGGAGTGCTGAAGTTCGCCTCAGGGCTCTCGATACTGTGCTGAGCTCGCTGCCACGGTCCTCCGCGCTCCGGGAAAAGAGGCTGGCCCGCACCTTGtccctggccgtcgccctggcctcctcgtccggcAATAGACTGCACAGTCGTTCCCATGGGGGTAGTGACGCGAATCGTGTTTGGATCGTTGCCAGCTCCGCACTCAATTCTGTAACCTGGTGGGAGGAACGTATTGAAGCCCTGGATCAGGTTCGGGTGACCAGCAAAGAGCTCGGATACCCGGTTGATGACGCCGGGCGTGTCGATTCTACAGGGGCGTTAGTCTGGCTCGTCACGCATCAACGTCGCCATGTGCACTTACGCCTGGCTCTTGAAATCTTTCATGATGTCGAGAAACCGGTTGTAGACGTCCGGCTGGTCGTGGAACTGGACCTTCACCTGGTCGAGGTACGTCAAGGCATCCTGCCAAACATGGAGGTCAGCTTCTGTTTCGAACATTTGTTCCTGTTGCCGCTGGGCACAGTTGCGAAGAGGAATCTCGGGGTAGAGGACAGCTGGACGGACATGCAAACGCAAAGCAGTGTCTCGAAAGCTTTGGGCGAGCTGAGCATTGCTCTCTGCGATTTCTCGCGACGCTCGCGGCTTGCGAGAACGGCTTTTCATGGCCGTTTCCACGGGTCTCTCTCGGGATATGAGGGAACACCCTGAGGGGATGGCAACGGAGCAGCTGACTAGCCAGAAAGCTGAACCGCCGAAGCGTTGTTTCGACAAAGGCAAAAGGTTGCAGAGGTGATGGGGTGAGAAGCAGAAGGGATGCACACAATGATGGTTCAGGTTCAGGGTGATGTGAAGGTGGCAGAacgaggggaggggggcacTGAGGGCAATGCGTTCAGAGGTAAACGGCCCGCGCTGGGTGCTGTGCCTGCTGCCACCAGCTGCCTGCGCGCACACCGCACAAGCCCCTTCAGGCATTCTGCCCACCTACAACAATAGACGGTAGCGAACGCAGCACACTTACGTTCAAAatgggctgctgcccctgcgtAATCCCACCGGGAATCTGATGGCCACTGGGCGTCGCACCGCCGACCGGACCGCCGCTCTGCTTGCCGCTGcggtcctgctgctgctgggcctgctgctgtggcaGAGGGCCGCCGAAGGCACCGCCCGAGCCGCTCGGCGCCGGTTGAGACGCGCTCGGGGGCGCCTGTGAGTGCTGCTGCATCGGGGTATACATCTgatgctgcggctgctgcggctgctgctgctgcatctgtcggccgtgctcgcccggctgctgttgctgcagcGGCCCGCCAAAGGCGCCCATGgggccgcccggcggcgcgccgagATGCTgtcctggcggcgctcccgcgccgccgccgccgcctccattGTGATTCGCGAGGAGACCCCCAGGGCTGTGTATGGCGCCGGGTATCCGCGATGCCACGGGCTGGTGGATGGGTATGGACCCGGCGCTGCTCTGGTGAGGAGGCGCCGTGGGGTACCCGCGGTCGCCAGCCTCTCGGTCTCGTTCTCTCTCGCGCTCGCGTTCCCGCTCGCGTTCCCGTTCCTGGTCGCGCCGCATCTCTTCGTGCTGTATCGCGCGGTGTCGCTCCTCCATCTCCCGGTCGCGGTCGTAcggcgcaccgccgcctcgcccgtggAGGCCCTGGCTGTTCATCGTGGTATCTGCAGCAGGAACGTCGTCAGCGCGATCCAATGCAATCATAGGCGTCGCAGCGGGTCTCTAGACGGGGCCACAATGCAGGGGGGGTTCGAAgcctgcgcgtcgcggcagcagggcgaggaagggTTGCCCGCTTCCCCTTGAGCCCGCTAACGGTCGGCTCAAGCTCCACGTCGCGATGCGGAAGAAAAGACAGCGGCCGGCGGTATGCACTCACAGCTGTAGGCTGGCCTGGGCCCGTAGACATCTACATGAGAGCAAATGCCCCAAAGGCAACGGCGTTGGAGGAAAGGCGGCACAAGGGTGGGCGCGGTCGAGGGCAAGTGGTGCAAACTTGAGGAAGCTCTCCTGGCGACGCCCCGGGTGACGGAGGGATCTGACCAGacgccccagcccagcgcacACCAACCTTGTCAGGCCGCGGGAGATGCCGCGTCACGTGACGATAAACCCACGATAACGGCTTGTGGAGCGACTTCCTCCGAGAGCTGGGGCTGTGGCCAATCAGACCATGCGTCTGTCAAGCCGAGCCCAGCCTTGCCCGTTGCGCGACACCATGGCGTCACTCAGCCGGCGTTCATCCGGTGTAAGGCGTCTGATACACGATTCACAGAGCGCACGAGGCACACGATGTGCAGCGCATTATTGCAGGTTTGTATATTGCTTTTGCGCTCGCTACCGCCTGGTAGTCTACACGTTGCTACTTCTCGATGACTCCGCTACCGCCCGCAGCTCTCCCAAATCACACAGCACTTGAGGTATTCTCTTTCGCTAACCGCAACGCCAAACGCAATGCCCATTGTCCCTGCGAATACCCCATACAATTATCGTTCTGTCCCTCTCGAGACCAAAAAATAGCCCTCCTTGCTCATCTTCACTGGCTATGGGCAGACATTTGCTTTTTCCTTTTTCACAACTCACGGGTGACGGGTGCCTGCCCTTCTGCTTTCGAGTCATAAACGCTCTGGTCTTCAACGAACGGAGACGGCGAATCGTGAAGTCCGTCGCCTGACTCTGGCTTCGGCAAagccacgtcctcgtcaagCTCCGCGTTCCCACATCCCGCTCTCGCCTTCTAAGACTCCGGCCGTGGGCTCGGTTGGGCCTGAGGAGCGGAAGGTTTCCGGATGATCTTGATTTTGGGCTTGGCACTGACGGGCGTGGCTGTGGGAGGGCTGCCGGCCTTCGAAGACGAGGCTGAGCTAACATTCGTGTTGAGCGAGACCTTGGGCGTTGACtgtgtcgacggcggcgacattgCCGAGCCGCTTCCGTTGGGTAGAGGACGTCTagtgccgtcgccgcccgaaGGAAGAGGTTTCCTAGCTGGCTTGGCCGTGATGCTGTCTTTGGAACTCGCCGGAGAAGATTCCTTTGGCGCCTTGGTTGGTAAGGCCGTCCTGCCATTAGCCGGTGCGCTCGGTTGTTGGCCCAAAAGAACAGCGAGCCGGCTGGGATCCCCCGTCTTAAGGGTGATCATGCGCCTCTTCTTCCATGGCTTCTCGCCGTCAAAGCTGGATGGCTGCGACTCAGTCTTGGGGCGCTTCGGCGCGGGGGAGCCGCTGCTCTCCTTATCCACCCGGGCTCGCTTGGCCGAAGGAATGCTGGAAGCATCGCCTgatccggcggcggcgcctacgCCATTAGTCCCGAGTGCGCCGGGGGTCGCCTCGGTGGCCTGGGGCAGTGATACGGAGGGCCGATGCGGTGTCGCGGCCTTGGTGTGGATCTTAATCGACGATGTTctggccagcggcgccgcttTCTTCACCTCGGGGGCCGGagacggtgctgctggcggcggcgtgatAGCGCCCTTTGGCTTGGTCCTGTAATAAGACTTGAAGTGCATGAGCAACTTCGGATGGTTAGCACAGATTCCAGGAAACGTAGGGAGAGAGTGCATACCCGATCAGAAAACTTCTGAGCCGGTCGCTCGACCCTCCAAGCCTTAGGCAAAGTCAAGGTCAGAATCCAGCTGCGGGCCTCCTCGaacatcatcgccgccaggtCCAGCAGGCTTTCTACCTCCTCACGACCAAGAGCAGGATGATCCAACGCCTTACGCATGGCCGTGCTGAAGTGCCTATCATCTTTGGCGTACGTCTCCTCCATTTCCTTTCTGAGCGCCTTGAGCGCCGCTTCGATATTCTCCCTGCGTGCAAACATTTGCTTtcgcgcctcgacctcctctGCGCTGTCTTGAATCAGCAACAGggggtcggcgtcgtccgcAGCGGGTTCGTCCTTAACGACCCGCGAATGCTCTCCAAATGCAATTGCCGCAAGGCCACGCGCCATGGACTGAATGAGCATCTTCCGGACATACGGCGACCGGTCCGTCGTCAGACAGTAGAGAAAGAATGTGAAAAAGGAAGGGTCCATCAAAGCCCCGAGGTCTACCAGAGCGTCGAAAGCCTTGACGCGGATAAGGTCCAAGGTCCCGTCCAGCAGATACTGGGCAAAGTCAGGGTAGTGTTTGGGGATCACTTCTGCCTTCATCAGACGCTGCTTCGCGTCCAGGCCTGCGATGGTCCAGACATTCTGGTATGAGTTGGTCCACTCATCGCGTCGCAGAATTCGCTCAATCTGCTCCAGGGCTTCCTCCAGGAACTGGCGTTCCTCATCGCTCGGAGCCTTATTCTGGCGCGTGATCCAGTCGTCCTGCTGCGATGGTATGAGCGATGTCGCCAGAGCCTTCACAAGCATGGCAATGTAAAAGTGGTCGGAAAATGGATTCCCttcgttgttgttgtagCGCAGTTGGTCAAGAAtgaagcgcctcgcctccagcGGGCATCGATGAGTATAATCCCTCACCTGcgcgatggccttgatgatGGCGCAGCGAACATTGTACTGCTTCTTGTCCGAAAAATCGTTTGGGTACGGCTGGTTCGTCTGCTCGAAGCAAAACATCTCGCGGAAGGCCCTCATGAGCTGACGCAAACCCAACATGGGGATGTCTTTGATGTTGGCTTGGCGGGGTAGGGCCTCAGCAGCCATCGTGCGGATGCCGTGAAAGTAGCGCCGATCAACGAGCGTGCGTACAAGAAAGCCAGAGGCGATTGGGTGCAGCGGTCCTCGAGCCAAGTACAGGATTGCATCCTGTTGGGCCACCACATCCCggtcctgctgcagctgcgacACGTACATGTAAGGCTCGAGCGTGTGCTTCATGCTGCATGCCCACTCAAagtcggcgtcgatgcgTATCCACTCGTACGACTCCTGGTCCATCTTGCGTTCGGTCTCGGGGTCCCAATCTATAAGTTCCCAGTCCCGTTGGTCGTCCGCACTCTGGAGCACGTCGCCCAGACAGTAGAGtagcgcgtcgtcggcgttcTCGGCAGCGTCTGCGTTGGCACCCGTGTTCTTCTCCTTCAGTCGCCGCGTTCGCTTCAGTCGCTTGTATTTTGTGTTGTAAGGGATCTCAAACTTGGTCGTGCGAGAGCCGTCTTCGCGAATCTCGACCATGTGATCGTACGGCGTACCGTCCGCCTCGTGGATGCGGATCGTCATGGGCCCCGTGAACAGCGGCTGCATTTCTCCATTCTTGATGCCGCTCCTGGTTTCCTTGATGATGCGCAGGAAAtcgtccttgtcgagctgcggctgcttcGCGACCTGATACTGGATCTGGCTCAAGGTGAGCTCTACACAGAGGCGCTTCTTGTTGAATTTGGCTTTGACGTCGAAGCGAGGGCATCCCGCAGAGTAGACCCATTGGTTCCAAAACGTTTCCAGGCTGTACTTGGATCCTTTCTGGCACGTGAACCTGAATTTTTCCGTGTCGAGGATCGTGGATTTGTCGCTGCTCTCGACCTGCGCCTTGGTGAGAAACTTTTGCAGCGTTCTCGTGAGGCCGAATCCGCTCGACGCCTTGAGCATGCGCTTGTCcaggatgaagaagacgaccGTGGCCTTCATCGCCATGAAATCCATCTCCGCCTCGTTCAGGTGCAAGACAGGCCCGAGATCCCACAGCGAGGGGCGGCCAACGTCAATCTCTATCAGCTTGTCCGATAGGGTCTTCATCCGGAACCTATGCTCGTTGTTGCCGCAAATCTTCTTCATGAAGAGCTCCGTCATATAGTGCGCGactccgaggacgagccaGAGGTCGTTGCGCGTGTTTGGAATCATGTTGATGCCGATCCACTGATACGCCAACGTGAAGACAATGGTCCGCGTTACGTCGACTTCGGTGTCCATGATGTCGTCTGGGAAGAGCAGCCGATTGCTGACAAACGCCAGCGAGTGCAGCGCCACCGTGTCCGAGTCCATGTCGTCTAAGAAACAAATCTTGAAGTTTTCAAATGGGTATTTTGCAAAGGTGTAAGTGTAGAAATCGGCAGCATTCGTAAGGGGCGCAGCCGTGTGCCGTAcccagtcgccgcggccCGGCAGGCAGTAGGCATGGATCTTCAGCGCGCTCATGCCCAACTTGACTTCGTTTTCCTCGCTTCGAAACTCTGAAGACAAGTCGATGTGCTCAAAGGGGCCGATGGCGAAGCCGAGCTTCTGCACCGACACTTTCTTCTCCGGCTCGAAGACCATGATCTTCTTCCGGTCGTCCTTTGGGTCCACAGACTCCTCCATAAGGAAGCCGGAGCACACCGCCGTCATCTCTCGCAGTTTGTCCTCTTCGGCTAGCTTgaggtcctcgccgccgacgtgcgcCTTGTCATGCGCGCCATTCACCGCCGTATCCCTTTGCGTGAGCAGCGCCTGCTggagggcgtcgccgagcgtTTTTGGAAATTTGAGCGATATCCGCCAGTCGCAACGTGCGCCATGGTCGTCGACGCAGGGGAACATGCACGAGGCCGTCCCTGGCTGGATCGAGTGCCTCGTATACATGTGTGTGAAGCGGCTGTCGAGTTGGTCAACGCCAACAAAGTGCAAGCCGTCGCGGGGATCCTTGTTGTAGAAGGGCACATGGATCTTGAATTGCTTGTGGACCCTCTCCGTTCCGTCCAGGTTCGACATGGACTTGCGAATTATGAGTCTCGGCCGCTCTTGCTCGCCCTTGCCCCGGAGTGACACCTTGAGCGACCCGTACACCGGCGTGCACCCCACGAGCTCTCTAGtctcggcggcaacgtccGACTTGCGGGTGTGGAAGATTTCGCGGGCGCGCATGCGGCGCAGGTCGTGGTGCTCGGCCCTCCAGTTCCAGTGCTCTGGGTGCGAGAGCCTCTTGTACGGGTCGACGTAATCCgtggcggccttgcgctgctggccctcaACCGCCTCGCCTTGTGACTCGCGAATCTCGGTGACGGTGATGTTTTCCGTGTCGATCTCGCAatgcgcggcgtcgatgacCACCTCTTCGACCTTTTCACTGAAAGTGACGACGTAAATATCCGCGGTGCCATCGATGCGGCGGTCGCGAAAGTTGACGTCCAGATTCACCTCCTGCTTAACGATAAAGTACTCGTAGACGGGACCGTCGCTGATGGGGGggaggccatcgtcggcatcgagCAGCGGATGCCGCTCACCGCCGGCGTCACCCATGGTGCTGGCGATTTGCGTTgtccgcggccgtggcgctgcgatgactcctcgaggcggcctgcAATCACCGAGCGGCGGGTAGAAGCCGTCGGCTCAAACAGCGTATCGCTCCGACGAGCTCGCTCCCGACGGGCCTCGCATCGATGTCCGCCCGGTCTGGGCCGCTCGGGCGCTTTTGGACTCGGTTCCAGGCTTCAGGCAGTCGCGGtcatggcagggcagggtctCGGCTCGGTGGCTGGGAGCGTCGCGTCGGAaggctcgtcctcgcgcgcAAGGACCGGTAGGGATGTCGTAAAAatggcggcgctcgggcGACGGCAAGTAGTTCAGGGGTGAGGCGCGCCGAGGGTTGAAATCGGCGCAAATGGTGGTGGGAAAGTGAAGGTGTATTCTGAGGCGGCCTCGCGTGGAGTGGAAAGCGAAGCTCTGTGGCGCACGGACCACCTCGCCTTGTGCAGCGCAGCTTGGGGCCGCATGGATGGGGCGGGTGGATCTCAGATCG
This region of Purpureocillium takamizusanense chromosome 9, complete sequence genomic DNA includes:
- the taf2 gene encoding Transcription initiation factor TFIID subunit 2 (BUSCO:EOG09260289~COG:K~EggNog:ENOG503NWBS); translation: MGDAGGERHPLLDADDGLPPISDGPVYEYFIVKQEVNLDVNFRDRRIDGTADIYVVTFSEKVEEVVIDAAHCEIDTENITVTEIRESQGEAVEGQQRKAATDYVDPYKRLSHPEHWNWRAEHHDLRRMRAREIFHTRKSDVAAETRELVGCTPVYGSLKVSLRGKGEQERPRLIIRKSMSNLDGTERVHKQFKIHVPFYNKDPRDGLHFVGVDQLDSRFTHMYTRHSIQPGTASCMFPCVDDHGARCDWRISLKFPKTLGDALQQALLTQRDTAVNGAHDKAHVGGEDLKLAEEDKLREMTAVCSGFLMEESVDPKDDRKKIMVFEPEKKVSVQKLGFAIGPFEHIDLSSEFRSEENEVKLGMSALKIHAYCLPGRGDWVRHTAAPLTNAADFYTYTFAKYPFENFKICFLDDMDSDTVALHSLAFVSNRLLFPDDIMDTEVDVTRTIVFTLAYQWIGINMIPNTRNDLWLVLGVAHYMTELFMKKICGNNEHRFRMKTLSDKLIEIDVGRPSLWDLGPVLHLNEAEMDFMAMKATVVFFILDKRMLKASSGFGLTRTLQKFLTKAQVESSDKSTILDTEKFRFTCQKGSKYSLETFWNQWVYSAGCPRFDVKAKFNKKRLCVELTLSQIQYQVAKQPQLDKDDFLRIIKETRSGIKNGEMQPLFTGPMTIRIHEADGTPYDHMVEIREDGSRTTKFEIPYNTKYKRLKRTRRLKEKNTGANADAAENADDALLYCLGDVLQSADDQRDWELIDWDPETERKMDQESYEWIRIDADFEWACSMKHTLEPYMYVSQLQQDRDVVAQQDAILYLARGPLHPIASGFLVRTLVDRRYFHGIRTMAAEALPRQANIKDIPMLGLRQLMRAFREMFCFEQTNQPYPNDFSDKKQYNVRCAIIKAIAQVRDYTHRCPLEARRFILDQLRYNNNEGNPFSDHFYIAMLVKALATSLIPSQQDDWITRQNKAPSDEERQFLEEALEQIERILRRDEWTNSYQNVWTIAGLDAKQRLMKAEVIPKHYPDFAQYLLDGTLDLIRVKAFDALVDLGALMDPSFFTFFLYCLTTDRSPYVRKMLIQSMARGLAAIAFGEHSRVVKDEPAADDADPLLLIQDSAEEVEARKQMFARRENIEAALKALRKEMEETYAKDDRHFSTAMRKALDHPALGREEVESLLDLAAMMFEEARSWILTLTLPKAWRVERPAQKFSDRLLMHFKSYYRTKPKGAITPPPAAPSPAPEVKKAAPLARTSSIKIHTKAATPHRPSVSLPQATEATPGALGTNGVGAAAGSGDASSIPSAKRARVDKESSGSPAPKRPKTESQPSSFDGEKPWKKRRMITLKTGDPSRLAVLLGQQPSAPANGRTALPTKAPKESSPASSKDSITAKPARKPLPSGGDGTRRPLPNGSGSAMSPPSTQSTPKVSLNTNVSSASSSKAGSPPTATPVSAKPKIKIIRKPSAPQAQPSPRPES